From Brassica napus cultivar Da-Ae chromosome C9 unlocalized genomic scaffold, Da-Ae chrC09_Random_58, whole genome shotgun sequence, a single genomic window includes:
- the LOC106359082 gene encoding uncharacterized protein LOC106359082, which translates to MKGLIYGKVTGDSELLMVLKKCTAVLHNKPIKKLDDPGKFVLSIQIGRTVFACSLYDMGSSINLMPYSVAKRLGFSDFKSTRISLAFADRSVKSPVGILEDLHVRVGNTFVPTAFVVLKVEEEPREPLILGRPFLCTAGAIIDVRQGRIDLHLGDIAMKFEMKKLLKKPMLDTQT; encoded by the coding sequence ATGAAAGGGTTGATCTATGGCAAGGTAACTGGAGACAGTGAACTATTGATGGTTTTAAAAAAGTGCACTGCGGTACTTCATAACAAGCCAATTAAGAAATTGGATGATCCAGGCAAGTTTGTTCTCTCCATACAAATTGGGAGAACCGTATTCGCTTGTTCTCTATATGATATGGGTTCCAGCATCAATCTCATGCCTTACTCCGTGGCAAAACGACTGGGCTTCTCAGACTTCAAGTCGACAAGAATCTCCCTGGCGTTCGCCGATAGATCAGTCAAGTCACCGGTGGGTATTCTGGAAGACCTTCATGTCCGAGTGGGTAACACGTTTGTTCCGACAGCTTTTGTGGTTCTGAAGGTTGAAGAAGAACCGAGAGAGCCACTCATCCTAGGTCGTCCTTTCTTGTGCACAGCTGGTGCGATCATTGATGTTCGACAAGGAAGGATTGATCTTCACCTAGGAGACATTGCGATGaagtttgaaatgaaaaaatTGCTGAAGAAACCAATGCTAGATACGCAGACCTAA
- the LOC125595151 gene encoding uncharacterized protein LOC125595151, producing the protein MKGLIYGKVTGDSELLMVLKKCTAVLHNKPIKKLDDPGKFVLSIQIGRTVFACSLYDMGSSINLMPYSVAKRLGFSDFKSTRISLAFADRSVKSPVGILEDLHVRVGNTFVPTAFVVLKVEEEPREPLILGRPFLCTAGAIIDVRQGRIDLHLGDIAMKFEMKK; encoded by the coding sequence ATGAAAGGGTTGATCTATGGCAAGGTAACTGGAGACAGTGAACTATTGATGGTTTTAAAAAAGTGCACTGCGGTACTTCATAACAAGCCAATTAAGAAATTGGATGATCCAGGCAAGTTTGTTCTCTCCATACAAATTGGGAGAACCGTATTCGCTTGTTCTCTATATGATATGGGTTCCAGCATCAATCTCATGCCTTACTCCGTGGCAAAACGACTGGGCTTCTCAGACTTCAAGTCGACAAGAATCTCCCTGGCGTTCGCCGATAGATCAGTCAAGTCACCGGTGGGTATTCTGGAAGACCTTCATGTCCGAGTGGGTAACACGTTTGTTCCGACAGCTTTTGTGGTTCTGAAGGTTGAAGAAGAACCGAGAGAGCCACTCATCCTAGGTCGTCCTTTCTTGTGCACAGCTGGTGCGATCATTGATGTTCGACAAGGAAGGATTGATCTTCACCTAGGAGACATTGCGATGaagtttgaaatgaaaaaatga